The nucleotide sequence GGAGGTCGTCCGTTCCGGCGAGGAAATCCTCATGCCCGGCACGGTCGCCGGGGGCCAGCCGTTCCGCGGCGGCCAGCACGTGAGGATAGCTGCGCAGGGCGGAAGCGATGGCCTTGACCACGCTGCCGTGGAAGGCGGGGTGGTTGTCGCCGACGAAGGTCACCCGGTGGCCGTCGTCGTCGTACGAGGTGAACGGCCCGAACTCCGGCGACTTGCAGTGATCCGCCGGTTCCACCGGCTGCAGCCCGTCCCGGTGCTGCACGTGGGGCAGGAAGTTGTTGCCGTCGAGCCGGAAGGTGTTCGGGTACTCGCGCTCGTAGATGGTGTTGGGGACCGTACCCGCGGCGATGAAGATGGCGCGGGCCGGCAGACGCACCTCCTCGCCGGTGGCGAGCCAGCGGCCGTCCTTCTGACGCATGCGCCGGCACACCAGACCGCTGACGTGACCATAGCCGTCCACGTCCGCATGGATCGGGTCGAGGCCCTCGGCGTAGAACAGCCCCTCCTCGGTGGCCTTGATCACCTCCTCGTGGTTGCGCACGTAGGCCGGTGCATCGTTGAGCCCCTTGCGGTAGGCCACGGTCACCCCGCCCCAGGCGCGAAGCAGCGAGGTGAAGTCGGGCTCTTCACCGGCCTCGGCAGCGCGCTCGCGCTCGGCGCGAACGGCCCGACCATGCTCGATGAACTCGGCCAGCATCGCCGCGTCCTCCTCGTTCATGCCCTGGGTGAGTGCAGCCTCGCCCAGGGTGTCGGTCAGCCGCTCGTAGCGCGCGAGCACCTTTTCCACCTGCTTGACGTAGTAGGCCTGCACCTCGGTGGCGGTATCGATGCCGGTGAGGCCGCCCCCCACCACCACGGCGGGCAGTCGCACCTGCAGGCTCGCCAGGCTCGAGTACTTGGCGGCCCCGGTGAGCTGCAGCGCCATGAGGAAGTCGCTCGCCTGACGCATGCCGCGGGCGAGACTGTTGCCCATGTGGATGACCCGCGGCAGACCGGCCCCGGTGGCGTTGACCACATGATCGAAGCCGAGCGCCCAGGCGTCGTCCAGGGTGACCGTCCCACCCAGGCGCACGCCGCCATAGGCGCGGAAGTTGTGCCGGCGGGCGAGGCTCAGATAGATGAGCTTGAGGAAGTTCTTGTCCCAGCGCACGGTAATGCCGTACTCGGCAACGCCGCCGAAGCCGAGCAGGATGCGCTCGTCCAGGTCCTCGACGAGATCGTCCCAGCGTGCCACCGGCGACTCCAGCAGCGAGTCCGGCAGCGGCTCGATCTTGAGCCCGTCCACGGCAGCCACCGCGCAGCCGGCCATGGTCAGATGATGCGCCATGGTGAACCCCGCCGGGCCGAGCCCTGCCACCAGCACCCGGCGGCCGTTGTCCGGCTGCTGCAGGTACTGCTCCCGCCGCAACGGATTCCAGCGGGTGAGCAGGTGGTAGACCTCCACGCCCCAGGGCAGGTCGAGCACGTCCGTGAGCACCCGGGTCTCGATCTCCGGGATGTTGACCGGGTCCTGCTTCTGGTAGATGCAGGCCTTCATGCAGTCGTTGCAGATGCGGTGCCCGGTGGCCGGGATCATGGGGTTGTCCACCATGGCCATGGCGAGCGCAGCGACCGTGCGGCCATCGCGCTTGAGCACATGCATCTCCGAGATCTTCTCCTCCAGCGGGCAGCCGGTCAGGGTGTTGCCCAGCGGGTCCATCTTGAGCCCGAGCTCCGGGCGGCCCTTCTTCTCGGGGAAGCCCTTGGAGCAGAAGTCGCCATCGTGTTCGTGGCAGTAGATGCAGTAGTGGACCTCGCTCTGGATGCTGCGGGCATCCAGGCGGTGGTCGGTCAGCGAGAACCCGTCGCGCCGGCGCCAGCGGCTCGGGTCCGCCTGCAGGCGCACCGTCCCGTCCGCGTCGGTGCGCTGCAGTGGCACCAGGTCCGTGTGGTCGACCTTCTCCGGCAGGCGGAAGCTCGCCCAGCCGCGCACCGTGCGCCGGCCCTCGTCGGTCTGACGCGCCAGCTTGCACCACGCCGTGACCCGCTCGATGGCCTCGGCATTGCCGGCCTCGTCGTCCAGCAGACCCATGGCGTAAGTCGCGATGGCGCGCTCGCGATCCGGCTCGGCGAGGCCTGCGGTCACTTCGTCAAGCCAGCGGTTCAGCTCCGCGAACGGCGTCTCCACTTCGCGCCGGTGCTTCTTGACCCGCTTCTGCACGAAGGTCTGCTTGAACGCCATGACCACATCGGCCTCGAGAGTGCGCGCCCGGCTCGCCTCGAGGGCGCCTTCGACCCCGAACAGGTCGGCGATGAAGGCCTCCACATGGGGGGCGAGGGCCAGCAGCAGCTCGCTGGTCTCCAGCGCCGGCGGGTCCGTGTCGCGCCGGCGGTAGTCGCCAAGCCGCGCCGCGAGGGCGGGGTCCTCGGCCTCGAGGCGCTCGCGGAAGCGCGCGTCCAGCCGGGCGAGGCCGTCCGGGGTCTGCAGCGTGGCGAAGGAGAGATCATGGCGGGCGAGGGCGGCGTCCAGTGTCATGTGCTGCGTGCTGTTCCTGCGCGTCGGGCCGGCGGCCCGGGGGTTCCGGAATGTCGCCGCAGGATGGGCGCTGGCCGAGCAACGAACAAGCCACGGCCGGCGCGGTTATCCGCTCTATGCAGGGCCCCGGTGCCTGCCGTCCTCGCCTGCGGGCACCGACTCTGCTGGAGCCGCACGGTTGGCGCATGGCAAGCTGCAGCCATGGATACCCCCGCCCACCTTGACGGCGGTCCGCCCGATGGCGTGCCCGTCGTGCTGCTGGCCCATGGTGCTGGTGTCGGCATGGAGGCGCCGCTGCTGCAGGCGATCGCGGACGGGCTGGCGGGCGCCGGATGCCGCGTGCGCCGATTCGAGTTTCCCTATATGCAGCGTGTCCGCGCCACGGGCCGCCGGCGGCCGCCGGACCCCGAGCGGACGCTCCTTCAGGCCTGGCGCGACGCCGCAACGCAGCTCCGCGCCGAGACCCCGGCGCCTCTGGTGGTCGGTGGCAAGTCCCTGGGCGGGCGGATGGCGAGCCTTGTCGCAGAAGAGCTGCGCGCCGCCGGACTGCTGTGTCTGGGCTATCCGTTCCATCCGCCCGGACGGCCGGAGCGGGAGCGCACGGCGCATCTTTCGACCCTCACGGTGCCGACGCTGATCCTCCAGGGCGAGCGGGACGCCTTCGGCAGCCGGGCGGAGGTCGCCGGCTATCGGCTTGCGCCCTCGATCCGCATCGCCTGGCTGCCGGATGGAGACCATGATTTTCGGCCGCGCCGGCAAAGTGGCGTTACCCTGCAGGACAATTACGGGACCGCAGTCGCCGAAGCGCGGGCGTTCTGTCAGAGTCTGGCGCCGCCTGGCATGCTTCGGGCGCCGTAGACCGGGCAGGAGACAGCGCCTGCCGCGCGGAGGCCATTCGCCGTGCATTGGGGGCGTGGGCTCGATACACGCGGCGTCGCGACACGACGCCGGCTGACCGAATCAATTCGAAGCACAGGAGGCAGAGAGTCATGGCCAGCATCGGATTCAT is from Spiribacter halobius and encodes:
- a CDS encoding FAD-dependent oxidoreductase, yielding MTLDAALARHDLSFATLQTPDGLARLDARFRERLEAEDPALAARLGDYRRRDTDPPALETSELLLALAPHVEAFIADLFGVEGALEASRARTLEADVVMAFKQTFVQKRVKKHRREVETPFAELNRWLDEVTAGLAEPDRERAIATYAMGLLDDEAGNAEAIERVTAWCKLARQTDEGRRTVRGWASFRLPEKVDHTDLVPLQRTDADGTVRLQADPSRWRRRDGFSLTDHRLDARSIQSEVHYCIYCHEHDGDFCSKGFPEKKGRPELGLKMDPLGNTLTGCPLEEKISEMHVLKRDGRTVAALAMAMVDNPMIPATGHRICNDCMKACIYQKQDPVNIPEIETRVLTDVLDLPWGVEVYHLLTRWNPLRREQYLQQPDNGRRVLVAGLGPAGFTMAHHLTMAGCAVAAVDGLKIEPLPDSLLESPVARWDDLVEDLDERILLGFGGVAEYGITVRWDKNFLKLIYLSLARRHNFRAYGGVRLGGTVTLDDAWALGFDHVVNATGAGLPRVIHMGNSLARGMRQASDFLMALQLTGAAKYSSLASLQVRLPAVVVGGGLTGIDTATEVQAYYVKQVEKVLARYERLTDTLGEAALTQGMNEEDAAMLAEFIEHGRAVRAERERAAEAGEEPDFTSLLRAWGGVTVAYRKGLNDAPAYVRNHEEVIKATEEGLFYAEGLDPIHADVDGYGHVSGLVCRRMRQKDGRWLATGEEVRLPARAIFIAAGTVPNTIYEREYPNTFRLDGNNFLPHVQHRDGLQPVEPADHCKSPEFGPFTSYDDDGHRVTFVGDNHPAFHGSVVKAIASALRSYPHVLAAAERLAPGDRAGHEDFLAGTDDLLRARVVEVRRDNPAMVEIWVKAPMAARNFRAGQFFRLQTYESLSPVLEGTRLQVPLLTVSGTGVKDDCIRLMVLQWGAGPRLVGRLEPGDPVVLMGPTGAPTDMPTGRTIMVVAGRWGAAVMLDIGAALRAAGNRVLYVAAFGAAGDVDHQDELEAGADQIIWCTAKEPMIEPRRAQDTSLVATDMIEVVRRYGDGEIGPEAGGIPLSDVDRVMVMGGTGLLKGFQQALTGSLQPYLAEDCDAFGTVGSPMQCMLKGVCAQCLQWQVDPDTGQRTRPVFSCAGQDQPLSWIDLDNLSARQQQNRVLDRLNGQWLDYVLAREHQEKA
- a CDS encoding alpha/beta family hydrolase, which translates into the protein MDTPAHLDGGPPDGVPVVLLAHGAGVGMEAPLLQAIADGLAGAGCRVRRFEFPYMQRVRATGRRRPPDPERTLLQAWRDAATQLRAETPAPLVVGGKSLGGRMASLVAEELRAAGLLCLGYPFHPPGRPERERTAHLSTLTVPTLILQGERDAFGSRAEVAGYRLAPSIRIAWLPDGDHDFRPRRQSGVTLQDNYGTAVAEARAFCQSLAPPGMLRAP